In the Micromonospora narathiwatensis genome, one interval contains:
- a CDS encoding glycosyltransferase, which produces MSVLVPGQREGRDATPYVLAVVGTDVHRFDRLVDWLERWHAGRPTVRVVLQYGHSRTPRLPEARPFLGHEELQRAMAEATLVVSHGGPATITEARRTSHLPIVVPRDPAHDEHVDNHQQLFSRRLGAAGMVRLCESEAELVAALDEGLADPYRFTLAADRDRPDPRAEAVARVGRVIDDLVARRVRQRAGGRRR; this is translated from the coding sequence GTGAGTGTGCTCGTTCCTGGGCAGCGGGAGGGCCGCGACGCGACGCCGTACGTGCTGGCCGTGGTCGGCACCGACGTGCACCGGTTCGACCGGCTGGTGGACTGGCTGGAGCGCTGGCACGCCGGCCGGCCCACGGTCCGCGTCGTCCTCCAGTACGGCCACAGCCGCACCCCGCGCCTGCCCGAGGCCAGGCCGTTTCTCGGCCACGAGGAGTTGCAGCGGGCGATGGCCGAGGCCACGCTCGTGGTGAGCCACGGCGGGCCGGCCACCATCACCGAGGCCCGCCGCACCAGTCACCTGCCGATCGTGGTGCCCCGGGACCCGGCCCACGACGAGCACGTCGACAACCACCAGCAGCTTTTCTCCCGGCGGCTCGGGGCGGCCGGCATGGTCCGACTCTGTGAGTCCGAGGCCGAGTTGGTGGCCGCCCTCGACGAGGGGCTGGCCGACCCGTACCGCTTCACCCTGGCCGCGGACCGGGACCGGCCCGACCCGCGGGCCGAGGCGGTGGCCCGGGTGGGTCGGGTGATCGACGACCTGGTGGCCCGCCGGGTACGCCAGCGTGCCGGAGGGCGGCGGCGGTGA